The Silene latifolia isolate original U9 population chromosome Y, ASM4854445v1, whole genome shotgun sequence sequence tcttcacattccaatctctaattttcttctttctctttctaaaaaattctctCTTTGTAAAAAATTCATTTCCCAGaaaaataatatatggctggTGGCAGGAGAAAGACAGCAGCTTCAAAAGCTCCTGCTGAGGTTGAAAAAGTtcctgttgaagttgaaatggtttctgctgaggttgagggggtccctgatgtcatccctgaggatgatgtggtggaggttgttCCTCCTCCAGAGATTCTGTctatgtcttataagggggttgagtattctcctaataaggctttggCAGTCTCTTTCCATGAGGCTAATCAATCAAACccgcttttgagcattatataaagggcgggtctcattcctcatggggctgaggtttggattcctgagaatggtcctatcagggctaattggagtagcccgggttggttctgtatttttgagtgggctttcaggggtggtggtcaacttcccctttctccttttatgactgaggtgattagggctattagggttcctccgtttcaactcatgccaatggtttggaagattgtccattctattgagcatttatgctctaagcataagttggttattaccctggatgattttaagaacgtctatcacctgaagagtcattctctttgggaggtttaattttcgagtcaggtcaaagatggctcacctgatcaccaattttgattcaggggatgataaaggctgggctcaaacttatatgtttatcaaggctgactcaattgcccctgacctggactatcttaattacccaaattgttgaaggaggtaatctttctttcctgcattattttttggtttggtaataataTTTTTTGGAaagtttacttactttgcccgtgctttcttttagtaaatgattgggtgaatgatcccGATCTTTGAGGGGTCGGTGACCGGATAGGAGCGGCGTTTATGGCGTTACAAgaagaggagagggcttggcctcGCCTGTGCTGGGGCAAGTGcgctatgcctcgttttaagaaggctaagttgagcacgtataagcctgtgaagagcactaagtttccaggggcatcttcgtcggggagtaagttcttttgcttgttttgtcattctgtttctgtattggattcatgcttatattgccgatttagaaactcgtcgtgcagACTACCACTGGGCTTCGCCAgaattgctagttttggtctgtctttggtgaaggcaggggtttctcaaattacaggggagaagtcaaagagTAGTGAGGCAACGGGGAGTGATAGTGCTGTTCAAATTCGGAATCATGCGGGGGCTCGGTTGGTGTCGCCGAGAAGATTGTGGATGAAAGTGatcgtcctgagaagaggaagagagtggatgagtctttgggaggagttcatgaggtcaggggagtcagggctcgtatggatgaggtccagtttgctaaggatcaaattcaggctcgtggcttttgtggttgatgatccttatttcAAGTACCAGGCAGAGGAAGCTTCGCTCGTGCTTTGGCCGCTATGTATCGTTCCGTGGATTATGCTTTGCCAACctggttaccatgcttcaggaggtatatattttttgtctttgtttgttgtgggtttttgtgtgtgttttctttttttgtggcttagatgggcattttcttttgttttagaatgttaatgatgtgCTGAGGAGTGCCTGTCAACTGGAATCAGTCCATGGTCTAAAAAATGCCTTGGATTaggaggtacaaatcttgaagAAAGATTCGACAAGTTTAAAGTCGATTTGGAGGTGTCCAAGGTGAGAATCATTcgttgaaggaggataatgaggcggggAAGGCTCGGTTGCTTTGGTGGAGTCTGCTAAGCTGAAATCGCTCAGGATGCCTTGAAAGCTCTTCGTGCTAAGTTTGATATTGCCCAGGAAGAATTGAAGGTGAAAAACAAAGGCTATGCAGGAGCAGCGATTAAAGGTAAATGAGGAGTTGGCCGGTAGAGAGGGATGAGGTTCAggccaggtataaagatgctgcattgtatttctttggcaagggtcgtgtggatgctatgaaagagcctgctgaagtcaggcctttttggaatcctgatcAGGAATTGGCTGATCTCAATATCACTTATCCtgagctttgtaagttgcatgctGACGAGGAGGTGGACTCTCCTCCATCCAAAGGGAAAAACAGTGAtggtgaaggagatgaagaagaggaggtcaCGATGAGGGGATTGGTTCTGCTACTGTGTCCAAGGTGGGCTAGTTTGATTTTTTCTGTTTGTGggattttgtgttgttttggcctattcagggggggatgttccctgaacaaataatttaggatttgttttggtttttgttggctttgccTGGATAAACGGTGTGTTCTTCCTGCCTGGGAGGGGTGTATTCCTGGGtaggttttaatatatatatcctttccTTGATTTTCTTGCTGTTTTTGACTGGGATTTGTACCTGTACATTCATGTGATATTTTTTGTTAgagtaatgcctgtcaggagggcttatggccctcattcctgtgtTTATAGGAAATGGTGGCTTTATCTGCACTCATCGGGGAGGGCTTAtaagaatgagggtggttgccggtcgagggcttatggccctcacctGTCAGAGGGCTTTTTTGACAAGTATtatggtctattccacctttgtacttgtctttttatgTATCTTGAGCTCGTTTATTTTTCGGGTTAGGCGGcggtgccaaattagagcatttttagaaatgcttTGTTCGgtttgggtggagtggccctcaatcctgaacatttgtttaagcctaaagtgtaacatataataagtgaaaagaaggcgtaaaacaagttttcaggatttgaaataaagttttGGGTAAAATTAAAAATAACATGTAAGCAActtagcacatagcaggtatgaaatagttttaagtggtaacttagcacatagcaggtatgGAATTTAGCACATGTATATAGGGTGGGTGAttttacctgcttctcagatatgaaatagttttaagtgggaaatgttccaagatctggggatcatttctccttccaaagtttgtagcctgtaagctccttgtcccactattgaatcaattaagtacgggccttcccatgtaggggctagtttgcctgcgttcttttctctggtgttggggaaaactttccttagtaccaggtctccttctttgaatactcgatgttgacattcttgttgtaacttctcGGCTCTTGctgttggtaggcggctatcccgACTTTGGCCGCATCTCTCGCTTCTTCGTTAAGAGTAGGTTATCTTGTAATAAGGGCCTGTTCTCTTCTATTGTGTTCAGCCGCTtcggtagttggcacatgaatttctgctGGTATTATCGCTTCGCAgcccatagaccagggaatatggtgtttgGCCTGTGGGTCTGTTTTGGGTGTGGTCCCGTCGGCCCATAGGACTAGGGGGAGCTCTtacgcccatcttccttttcttcttttcagctttttcttgcaaccgattactactttgttgcttgattctcgctggccgttggctttagggtagcctggtgtggatgtgactagattgatattccattgtgcacgaaATTAGctttctttttcccacaaattgtgttccATTATCACGGACTATTtcaaggtattccatatctgcatatgatgttccttttgataaatgatatgacatctttttctttgacttgcacagtaagagtctgcctctatccatttggaaaagtagtcggtcattgctagcatgaagactttaCTCTGTCCGGCGCCGAGGTAGcttccctactatgtccatgccccatttcataaatggccagggggccgagatggaatgtagtagttcgatggttgatggatataaggggaATGGATTTGACAGCTTCACATTTTGAGCGGTATGCTATGCGATCGGCTCTCGGGGTTGGCTTTGAAGTAGCCTTGtctgagaattttgcttgccaggctccttccacctttatgatttccgcagatccattatgtatgtcttctatgacctggcggcttcatttggttccgtgcaacgtaagtaaggtccagtctgagactttttaaacaaggtgttatttataatggtataagtggatgctttgattttcggggcccttgcttcgtttttatttgtagggagtatccctcgtaggaaccaatcatagtaaggtttagtccagAATTTGTATCTTCCTAGATAGGGCAAATTTGTTcagcctttctatggttggttccaaagcagggacgatgggtattttgtcaaacacaaagcaggctgaaatttgatcccaggctggctagggcatccgcctgggtatttaggtcccttggtatttggtcaatgtcaaaggttctgaatttttgcaaaggtttttgacatattccaaatagagtatcatctttgaatcttttgcaaagatatactcctttaacttgattggaaattaagagagagtcagtttttaccttgaggtttgctacaccgagttctatacatacctttaatccaaagAATCGTGCTTCATATTCacctcattattcgtggctttgaactcacaactaatagcctgtgcaatcgggtctccctgtggtgattttaggactaatcctaggcaagtgcctttcatatttgttgccccatctacatggagagtccattcctggtctgttttttgggtgtcaagaagattgacctcttttatgaggtctggttctagggtaggaccaaaTTCACCACGAAGTCTCTAATGCCCGAGATTTAATTGCCGTcccgggttcaaaggttatatcataggtgctgatttgtccgaccattttgccattctcgcTCGATAACTCGGGCTTTCTCgtgacagatttgataggcaagttggttcttacaacgattgggtggctttcaaaataaggtcgaagtttagtgcaggacattactaaagcaagtacatatttttcaagtaggccatacctggtttctgcatctaggagacttttacttacatagtagactggatgttgttggccatcaatttctttggtcgGGACTCCACTTACTCTTTTTTACGTGATGATAGGTAGACCgtcggggttctcctttgtctgtTTGGCAAGTAGCGGAGGTGTAGTCGGGTATATTTTGAGCTCCCGGAAGGTGACTCGTGTTCGTGCAACCATTTGAATGTTTTGTTCTTcccgagtaggtcatagaatgccttgcatcttaccgatgatccggaaatgaatctattcagggtcGCAACTCGTCTGTCGCTTTTGAATATCTTTGACGACTTGGGGATTCCgttctagtatggctcttatttgttctgggctagcttctatccctcttttggtcaccatgtaccccAAGAATTTTCCCGAGGATACCccgaaatggcatttggatgggttgAGTTTCATATTGAAATCTTCTAGGATTTTAAAGGTCGTTTCAAGTCCCCGACATGATCTTCactttctttgatttaactaccatgtcatcaatatagacttccatggtgtcccctatttggtctttaaacattgtattgaccaggcgttggtatgttgccccgcATTTTTCgtgccaaagggcattgctttgtGTAGCAAgatatgcccctttccgtgataaATGCAAAGATGTTCCCGAtcgatgggtgcatcttgatttggttgaatccacttgaggcatccatgaatgtcgagTTCGTGTCCTGCttgtagcatccaccattgcgtctatgtgtgggagtggaaatgggtcttttggacaggctttattgaggtctatgtaatctacacaaactctccacttgccattcttcttttgaaccaccactacgttggctagccagctagggtacatgacttctcttatcatccccatgtccaatagtttgtctacttcttcattaatgatagcatgtctttcaaatgcaaactttcttcttttctcatggacaggcttataagactcatcaacatttagtttatgtgtaataatattggcatctattccggtcatatcaaaatgtgaccaggcaaaacatgaagatttacctcTAAGAAAATTTACTAATTCTGCCTGATATGATCGGGGACATCGATCTTACCGATGCGTGCCTGTCGGGGTACtcggggtctaaaattacttgatcggtttccattttggtttctcgCCACATGAGTTGTCCCGACGAGTGGTACTcagtaattgctaggcgagggacTTACCCGTGTCTTGGAAGGCTTGATGAATCAAgataacattcctgggcagatttttgttcacctttaatggttgctactccccattctgttggtattttgatgcattggtgataggtggagggtatggctcttacgttgtggatccatggtcttcccaatatggcattataggatgacaggcagtccaggactccaaatctttcatatgaagatactccttccacatatgtgggcgggtgtgtatttctcccagtgtgtttcttgtttctccactgaatcctactaggacattagacttctttatgatttaACTTTCATCAAttttcattgctttaaggacatcaagcatgatcgggtTTATCGAatcgcctccatctaccaggattctcatgacacgtgcggttcctatttgcatggtgattaccaggtgTCATGGTGGAGGTCCGGAATGCCCCGCATAtcggtgtcgtcaaaagtaatttgaggtaaattgatagatttaaaaggagatttcatttttgactccccgGCAATTTTCTTAGCAAATGAACTGGTCAAAGCCACAAATTtatgatcctccattgatgaatttgacttcataaatgggtggtgcagggggtaggtcacgttgttgcctttctgtgtttcttcttgttccGTAATCTTCCATGTTCTTTGTTTGCATCAAGTCTTTCGTATCCTTTCTTTAGcgggtaagccacttgtctccgtaatcccGGCATTCTTCACCGTTGTGtgacctatgtccatgtgaaattcacaccacctggtggtgtcctttcttgagttggggttgtctgacttctttggccacttgacaatgtctgcCATATGGTCAAGCCTCTTGATTAATcatgcaatgtcaacagagaagttatattcctggacaggaggataagtataggagttacctcgttgttcatgtgtataattgacttctgatctgtcaggtcttgtgtagggagatggcctggaactgcttcctttgttgttaaagcttttcctgttggttttgtcatatcctgagttgTTGTCAGTATTAtctgccttgtagcctttgtcttcctccagcctgatatagcctatggctaatgcttggacatcttcaaaggtatgacagggcttcatggtcatttcatCGTAGAAGTCACCGTCcggggtagcccttgcctgaaagcttcaacggccgttccaacatcacatctggggattgagactttttctttgttgaatcttgtcatgtatgaTATGATGGATTCTCCAGCTTCGTTTAACCTGTCGACGTGTCACCggatctcttttctagttccTGCTGGGCAAAccgatgattgaaagaattgaccaggtcaagaaaggacttgatgcttccatttggcgaggtttatgtaccattgcaaggcagtccattcgagttgttccaaatcccttacacatgcataCTTGACGTAGTTCATCGGGAATTGATGTCTTTGCCAAAgatcctttgcttgtaataggcaacatggttttgtggatcagtggttccatcatagattctcattgagggaatcacaaatttctttggcaggtctatctttgctatttcatccacgaagggtgaatcagcatagctttctggatttgcttcttcaattggggtaggaactcctgggatcttttcaaatctctcgtgaagtttttggatttcctggagcatagccatcataatggccgtgttagtctgatcttggagttcttgattttggagttctcctgagtccatttcttctcctgctttggattttgatggagttggagtaccaatattggagaagtcaatgttccttatgatggaggagaatggtgtgccaggtggactttcaattttgatcctgaagctttttctcccaaaTTTGTATCTTTAGGCTGgattcgattctttcaattttgccacttgacttgctggatcattttttgtttcagttgttccatctccaacaactgttgtttggcagcagctaattgttgctcaatgctatctcctgccattttttcttagttttttgtggtatttgatggtgggcttttgattatttttgagttagatgccccacggtgggcgccaattgttttggcaggGTTTTTattgatctagagcgtcctgccagggatttatatgtagggtgatctaactcgaataacttgcctgattggtataattaaatgtaaaacaaactaataaataatgacacaaggatttatacgtggaaaaaccccgggaataagggaaaaaaccacgggcaccaagccaggagtgattgttactatgattcgGATAGCCTGACGAGTATTGTTATATCGGGCGTGATGAagaatatattgcttaagaatacaaagaatatgagtaaaagtgatggtctTTTCGATGATCCTTCTTGTCTTCTCttcctttctatttataggtggttgcttcCAATTGtctttgtgccgtttaggttttccccggtaaatagggagtgtgccctatttacccggagatggttgcttctttcttagccgttgctttgactgctccctatatctttgctttctggaattggtcttccttttttgtagggaaaatATATAAAACTGCCTGTTTGTTGCCTGCAGTAgcctggtgcttttccttttcaggctgctggttatctttcgcctgtcttCTATCAACTCCTacttggtgcctatccgtgttgaagtaatgcctgattttagatatcttttgcctggaagttgtccttggctGTTACCTGGGCTATACCtgatcaggcaggataatttagggcccaacagttatatttaatatcaacaagatgaatgtgtcatagtggtaatagtgagggtacacataccaagaggtcatggattcgatcctcactagatgacaattcaacacactttatatatttttggaaagaccaaaaataaggagaataatactccttatttcggtcagtttggccgaaattaggaaatatttttctttcctaattgactccaaaatttctgtcagtataagaaagaaagggagatgtTTATTTTACCCTAATTCTTgtcttgacctagcctctctctctcatcagaaaaaaaaaacacaaaacaactaaattttacagaaaattttagatcgattctagcacaatcaatagggcatatctcatatcgtcttgggtgcaactgataggcaaatatcagttttgatattgttcttaggccaattttgctaggaccgaaggttaattctgaatcctttatactttgtttatgtattttgtttatgacctttgatcatcattgttaaattcgttataatccttctaaattaagggaagtatacagattatttcccacagttaAGCAGACCATTTTGAGGAATACTGGCTTTATTGAAGGAGATTTCCCTTTCAGATATTTGGGAGTCCCCATAAATGAAGGCAGATTGAATAAGACCATGTTTGCTGATTTATTAAACAAAATTCAGAAAGCTATGAGTTACTGGGCTACTCACAGGCTCTCTTATGCAGGAAGAATAACCCTGATTAATACTGTCATTTTTGGCCTGGAACAGTACTGGTGTGCCACTTTATTGATTCCAAAAGGAGTTATGAAGCTTATCACCAAATTTTGCAGACAATTTCTTTGGCAATCTGATGAAGGAACAAGGAAGCTCATAATGAAGAATTGGACATCCTGTTGTTATCCACATAATGAGGGAGGGTTCAAtataaaagagattttggcttGGAACAAAAGTATCTTATGCAAATGGATTTGGGCAATTGATAGTTCCTCAAGCAGTACATGGACCCAATGGAATATGGTATATAACATCAAAGCTCACAATTTCTGGGATATGCAGATTAAGCCTCAGCATTCAGAGAGTTGGAGGAGTATCCTGTATGTGCGGGATGAATTGGTATCTAAGGCTGGAGGAGTGAAACTGGCTAGATCCTTTCTGAACAGTTGTGTAAAGGCAGGTAAATTGAAATTAAGCTTGTTGTATGATAACTTCAGGGAAAAAGGGGTGAAACAGCCATGGACAAAGGGAGTTTGGCTTAGAGCTGTCCTTCCAAAGCATAGTTTTATCATGGTTCTAGCAATGCAGAGGAAGCTGGCTACAATTGATAGCTTGAGTAAGAAAGGGTTTTGTCTGGTGAATCGTTGCATCCTATGTAAGGCACAATGTGAGACACATAGACACTTGTTCTTCCAGTGTCACTTTGCTGCTGCAGTTTGGAGTAATGTTTTGGCTTGGTTGAAACTTTACCATAGAACTATGGACATGAGTAAGGAATTACGTTGGCTGGCAGGGAGAAGGGTAAGGAAGCATTGGAAAGCATCCTGGTTTGCTAGTTGTTTAGGTGCTACTGTCTATTGCATATGGGAGGAGAGAAATGCACGTATTTTCAAAGGAATTGAACGCACGATTGAATATGTTACAAAAAGAATTCAATTCTTTGTAAGTACTAGGTTATTATTTGTAACCCACCCGTCTTATGAGGATGAGATAACTAGAATCCTTGGTTAAGTAGTCTAATTATTGGTTATATCTTTGTAAGATCCGGCCTCTTTATTCCCTTAATGGATGAATAATATGGCTtgcctttcttgcaaaaaaaaacaaaaaaaaaaactaaacaacaagaacatacaattatcaatccaattcaattcactttcattccataaccccctgacaacgtgctcctttcctttacttagcacaactcccttaacaacgtgctcatattactttggtacccctcccttaacaacgtaccgcaatatgtaatagtacccctccctcacaacgtacatattactatctcccagtgtacaaacttcctcaacaacgtacactgactgtcgcacagctttaCACATTAgtcacaatcacaaccaacataaTTCATCCCGTCAACATTATCAATATAAACAATTCCAATTCCATCCACCTTGTCAATATTATTAAATACAACCAACACaagacaatataattctcccatttcaacatatgaacaattccactttaacgtaagtaattcaccataccaaacatagatacttaaaagtcgagttgagtaggattatccctacctggcaagcaagcacttcaattacgcaatccaataattaaagcgaacaaatctgattataaactcttcacaatttccgtcacctatataataataacaattacaacaattataattactaactttatttatttatttattccttttattatactaattatccaaattaattatctattatttaactcattaattaatttaatgtattaccatttaacttaattaattatattcCCGTGTAACGATCACGTAAACCCGACTTGATAATTAATTTAAATAACCCATGCACACCCACGTCCACACTCATGAACACTCCTGTAACAAACACAATCCGCACCCCCACAACCACGGTTTTACCGTGTCCTCTTACCTCACCAAAACCAGCGTCCCACGACACTCCTAGCCACCGAAAACACCGCCCAAACCTATGACACACTAGCCTGCACCTCGACCAACTCCGACAACCCTTAACCATGACCTTAACCATCCTAAAAAGGCCCCAAAACCACGCCCTAAACAGCACCTGAAAACCCGACACGAAAACAACAAAACCCGCCAATTCACCAACCTACTGCCACCATGACCACCCATGgccaccacccaagaccaccactGACTACGGTCGTTCCAAGAGTGATTCCACCTTCCACTCGACCCACCTACACCACCGGTACAACCTCCAAAAACCGACAGCAACACCAACCATACCCCC is a genomic window containing:
- the LOC141632915 gene encoding uncharacterized protein LOC141632915; this translates as MDKGGIVREGIQDVNQAFVEYYKWLLGEKVDTVTLPTLLDGPTIEEPDWTHLCKPVEELEIKKALFSNDSGKSPGQDGFSSQFFKKSWETIKSDFCSAILAFFNNGILSRHANTTILALIPKKHVVQSVTDFRPIACCSVFYKTDFIGQMLQVFNFPIQFQKWIMGCITSTWFSVKVNGVACGFFKGASGLRQGDPLSPFIFVLSMKILSRLLRVIHGQQQITYHPKCGKLGLNHLIFADDLMIFVRGDVPSVKAITDSLHTFASMSGLKANPEKTNIYMGGIRDECLSTGISPWSKKCLGLGGTNLEERFDKFKVDLEVSKDALKALRAKFDIAQEELKVKNKGYAGAAIKVRPFWNPDQELADLNITYPELCKLHADEEVDSPPSKGKNSDGEGDEEEEVTMRGLVLLLCPRVMPVRRAYGPHSCVYRKWWLYLHSSGRAYKNEGGCRSRAYGPHLSEGFFDKYLGVPINEGRLNKTMFADLLNKIQKAMSYWATHRLSYAGRITLINTVIFGLEQYWCATLLIPKGVMKLITKFCRQFLWQSDEGTRKLIMKNWTSCCYPHNEGGFNIKEILAWNKSILCKWIWAIDSSSSSTWTQWNMVYNIKAHNFWDMQIKPQHSESWRSILYVRDELVSKAGGVKLARSFLNSCVKAGKLKLSLLYDNFREKGVKQPWTKGVWLRAVLPKHSFIMVLAMQRKLATIDSLSKKGFCLVNRCILCKAQCETHRHLFFQCHFAAAVWSNVLAWLKLYHRTMDMSKELRWLAGRRVRKHWKASWFASCLGATVYCIWEERNARIFKGIERTIEYVTKRIQFFVSTRLLFVTHPSYEDEITRILG